From Triticum aestivum cultivar Chinese Spring chromosome 4A, IWGSC CS RefSeq v2.1, whole genome shotgun sequence, a single genomic window includes:
- the LOC123086161 gene encoding WD repeat-containing protein VIP3 has product MKLAGLKSVDGAHEDSIWAAAWVPAADHRPTALLLTGSIDETVRAWQPDDLAAASPPAGGHALGVISLAAHPAGVIAAAVSIDSHVRVFDVDSGASVATLDAAPSEVWGVQFHPKGVALAAAGGGSGSVKLWDTEKWQPIASLPVPRPEGARADKTGSGKFVLSVAWSPDGKLLACGSMDGTIAVYDAVRMKFLHHLEGHHMPVRSMVFSPVDPHVLLTGCDDSHIHIYDAKEKGLIGAMSGHASWVLSIDVSPDGMAVATGSSDRTVRLWDINARASVQTMSNHSDQVWAVAFRPPGGEGVRAGRLASASDDKSISLYDYS; this is encoded by the exons ATGAAGCTTGCGGGGCTCAAGTCGGTGGACGGAGCTCACGAGGACTCGATCTGGGCGGCCGCGTGGGTGCCCGCTGCTGACCACCGCCCCACGGCGCTGCTCCTCACCGGCTCCATCGACGAGACCGTCCGCGCCTGGCAACCCGACGACCTCGCCGCCGCGTCCCCCCCGGCGGGAGGGCACGCGCTCGGAGTGATATCCCTCGCGGCGCATCCTGCCGGGGTCATAGCCGCCGCGGTCTCCATCGACAGCCACGTCCGCGTCTTCGACGTCGACTCCGGCGCATCCGTCGCCACGCTCGATGCCGCGCCCTCCGAGGTCTGGGGCGTCCAGTTCCACCCCAAG GGTGTTGCTCTGGCTGCAGCTGGTGGTGGCAGTGGATCAGTAAAACTCTGGGACACGGAGAAGTGGCAACCTATTGCCAGCCTTCCTGTTCCGCGTCCAGAGGGAGCCCGCGCTGATAAAACAGGCAGCGGCAAGTTTGTTCTTTCAGTGGCCTGGAGTCCAGATGGCAAGCTCTTAGCATGTGGATCCATGGATGGCACGATTGCGGTGTATGATGCGGTCCGCATGAAGTTCCTCCACCACCTGGAGGGGCACCACATGCCAGTGAGGTCCATGGTGTTCTCGCCGGTGGACCCCCACGTGCTCTTGACCGGATGTGACGACTCCCACATCCACATCTACGATGCCAAGGAGAAGGGCCTGATCGGGGCCATGTCGGGTCATGCGAGCTGGGTGCTGAGCATCGACGTGAGCCCGGATGGCATGGCGGTGGCGACAGGCTCCAGCGACCGCACCGTCCGGCTCTGGGACATCAATGCGAGGGCGTCAGTTCAGACCATGAGCAACCACTCAGACCAGGTCTGGGCCGTTGCATTCCGGCCGCCGGGAGGGGAAGGAGTCCGTGCTGGCCGGCTCGCCAGCGCTTCGGATGACAAGAGCATCTCCCTGTACGATTACTCCTAG
- the LOC123086162 gene encoding uncharacterized protein has product MVHIYFLCIFSCLSGYHIHPFVVSGSVMTLLDYIDLDYDEYYVKLDVIVLTTYEDSVEKDGNVEEEDDANVAQSENVAEAAASPPISEQDATGTTCLSKLEQELCGTTSLSMVEYGAATFLLKAEEAMQPKNQVFLATSDVAKEAMQSRSHELIVASDCVGKSMQSEHEAEVVLFLSVTEQGAATSLLLKNQGTITSSLSENKAVQSKDQVFVAAVDCAKEATRSESTEKVVVSPSMTEGGATCKCHNVGQLCCPHIVQDGVDLRISHGGGHSHGETGSSTVPCTKSEGSIKHEGHSGTRVKINAGNAMVSTGIYDLHEEPEGDTEKDENRDLEAEVAVLYPEVTQDVVAVSVYPGGEDKENSRFGKFYNKIKGKKRVNTSSTECNTQFNTVYSTGVQPTHGNNGVSVVGSVGNSTGSTSICSLNCEVVMCTYQECSNTSKGSTRYCKNHDSPSKGCMVKGCTNVAHGGTPLCIFHSSRMHKRRGCAVSGCTKGACSSSQGRTDRCVKHGGGKRCKYDGCGKGAQGNTDFCIAHGGGRRCEFQGCEKSAQGRTDSCIKHGGGRRCMVLGCNMSAAYGTDLCSMHRTSLLSGYNSAHEMLPAPAPERRAKEAEPSKRRNSHSVTRGERAQNRQNTDEYVNNIRSVSDVKVCNMLIKYFCGNQFSFLLIRILSIVCTFPDGRGKGQSFDLSE; this is encoded by the coding sequence ATGGTACACATCTATTTTCTCTGCATTTTTTCATGCCTatcaggctatcacatacacccttTTGTTGTTTCAGGTTCAGTAATGACATTACTGGATTATATTGACTTGGACTATGATGAGTATTATGTCAAATTAGATGTTATTGTTTTGACCACTTATGAAGATAGCGTCGAAAAAGATGGcaatgttgaagaagaagatgatgctaaCGTTGCTCAATCTGAAAATGTAGCTGAAGCTGCAGCATCCCCGCCAATTTCAGAACAAGATGCTACTGGTACAACATGCTTGTCAAAGTTAGAACAAGAACTATGTGGTACAACATCTTTGTCGATGGTAGAATATGGTGCCGCCACATTCCTATTAAAGGCAGAAGAAGCTATGCAGCCTAAAAATCAGGTGTTTCTTGCAACAAGTGATGTTGCAAAAGAGGCTATGCAGTCTAGGAGTCATGAGCTTATTGTAGCAAGTGATTGTGTGGGCAAATCTATGCAGTCAGAACATGAGGCCGAAGTTGTCCTATTCTTGTCAGTGACAGAGCAAGGTGCTGCCACATCTTTGTTATTAAAAAATCAAGGTACTATCACATCCTCATTAAGTGAAAACAAGGCCGTGCAGTCCAAAGATCAGGTGTTTGTTGCAGCAGTTGATTGCGCAAAAGAGGCCACAAGATCTGAAAGTACAGAGAAAGTTGTTGTGTCTCCATCAATGACAGAAGGGGGTGCTACCTGCAAATGCCACAATGTGGGACAATTATGCTGCCCTCATATCGTGCAAGATGGCGTTGATTTACGTATTTCCCATGGTGGAGGCCATTCACATGGTGAAACTGGTTCCAGCACAGTACCATGCACCAAATCAGAAGGATCGATCAAGCATGAAGGACATAGTGGAACCAGAGTGAAGATTAACGCTGGAAATGCTATGGTCAGCACAGGAATCTACGATCTTCATGAAGAACCAGAGGGAGACACTGAGAAGGATGAGAACCGTGATTTGGAAGCAGAAGTGGCAGTACTCTACCCGGAAGTGACCCAGGATGTTGTTGCTGTGTCCGTGTATCCTGGGGGCGAAGATAAGGAGAACAGTCGGTTTGGGAAATTCTACAACAAGATTAAAGGAAAGAAACGAGTCAACACCTCTTCTACAGAATGCAACACACAGTTCAACACCGTCTATAGTACAGGAGTGCAGCCAACGCATGGAAATAATGGAGTTAGTGTTGTAGGAAGTGTTGGGAATAGTACGGGCAGCACATCAATCTGCAGTCTTAACTGTGAAGTTGTGATGTGCACCTACCAAGAATGCAGCAATACATCCAAGGGAAGTACAAGGTATTGCAAGAACCACGACAGTCCTTCAAAGGGCTGCATGGTTAAAGGTTGTACAAATGTTGCACATGGAGGCACACCTCTATGCATTTTCCATAGTTCAAGGATGCACAAAAGGAGGGGCTGTGCTGTCAGTGGATGCACCAAGGGAGCGTGTAGTAGCAGTCAAGGCCGCACAGACCGTTGTGTGAAGCACGGTGGCGGCAAGAGATGTAAATATGATGGTTGTGGGAAGGGTGCTCAAGGGAACACAGATTTTTGCATTGCGCATGGTGGGGGAAGGCGATGCGAGTTTCAAGGATGCGAGAAAAGTGCACAAGGGCGAACTGATAGTTGTATCAAACATGGTGGCGGCCGACGCTGCATGGTTCTAGGATGTAACATGAGTGCAGCATATGGGACTGATTTATGCTCTATGCATAGAACAAGTTTGCTGAGTGGCTATAATTCTGCCCATGAAATGCTGCCAGCACCAGCGCCTGAACGTCGGGCCAAGGAGGCAGAACCATCCAAAAGAAGAAACTCACACTCAGTGACTAGAGGGGAAAGGGCTCAAAATAGGCAGAACACCGATGAATATGTTAACAACATTAGAAGCGTGAGTGATGTTAAGGTTTGCAATATGTTAATTAAGTACTTTTGCGGTAATCAATTTTCATTTTTACTCATAAGAATCTTAAGTATTGTTTGCACATTTCCAGATGGTAGAGGAAAAGGGCAGAGTTTTGATTTGTCAGAATAA